A stretch of DNA from Mus musculus strain C57BL/6J chromosome 6, GRCm38.p6 C57BL/6J:
ATAATGGGGAAGTCAGAGGGGATAATAATAGAATGTTTCAAAagtccttctcctccttctctttgtcctgaattctttattttcttttttcatgccAGGGATTAAATCCAGGACCCCACACATGGTAAGCATATGCTTTTACTCCTAAGCTATGCCTCAGTTGCAAAGTTTTTCTTGCTGTAGTATTTACTATGTTCTATTCATTATGACCACAATAGCTATGCTGCCTTCCTATAATTTATAAAACAGTAGAAGAAAGTGAGGCACGGGTGTAGGTCATGTTTCAACATTATGTTCTGATCAATGATCTTGTTTTAAACACATCAATATATCTTAAAGGATATTTAACAGGATGTTAGTTGAGGTGTGGTGAATATGTGGATACTACGATTCAAATAATGCAAAATAGGATCTGTTATCTATCACAGGAGAATGGAGCATGCCTAGCAAACAGGTGAAGTTTCAGCAGTTGATCAAATACTGAACAGAGAACATGAAGTCCAGTTGTgtaggagagagagctcagtaaaACAGACATGAACATCATGTTCACTGTTCAATACCATTGTGTTCTTAACATCAGCTATGAGATTATACTTGGctcacaggcttttttttttttgtcttgtttttacaaataaatagagcaaatatttcttccatttttatgccCATAAAAATCATAAATGTAGGGAATACAATAGAACCTACAGACTGTTTGTGGCTGCAAAGACCAAGCTCTGGCTTCCTGACCAGAGTGAAATATCATGAAATCAGTATTCGGACCCTCATTTATTCAtagtgaaataaagaaagaaggtgAGCACAAAGTAATGTGAAGGTGCGATTAACTGTTGCTGTGTTAAGACATCTAGGCAACATGTTCCTCCATTTATGTCTTTGAAATgcaggttttacacacacacacacacacacacacacacacacacacacacacacacacacacatacacccatacatgTGAAAAGAATATTTATATACTAATTATTTATGAACTACagtaaaattagaaacaaattgGAAATATGGAAGATAAAGAATATGTATCTAAATTATCATGAAGGTATTCAAGCACTAGAAACACATTTCAATAAAAATCCTTTGTGTACAATGTGCAGCAAGATAAAGCTAGTAAAATAAATTATAGCATATGAAAATATTATGAATTACATGGAAGTCTGTCAATGATCAACTTAATTCCAAAACCACTTAAACATTCTGTTAGCACATGAAAATTATGTCAATAAATTTGTCTTCTAAATGATTTATTTGGAATATAATACATATCATTTTGATTAGGTAAAGATTACATAAGAAATATGATCAAGAACTCATGTagttcaggagacagccatgatAACATGTGAGGGATTAAAGAGATATGtaatatgtagcaaaagataggagtttattattattattagaaataaaaaagctttaaaaaagctTTAGAAGGAATCTAGTGTGTAGGGAGATGAATGCAGTCATTGGTGAGAGATTTAGGAAGTATTCATTAAACTGTTTGATCTTCTTTAGGGAAAAGTCTGGGAGACTACCATAGAACTAATTGAACTTGGGCTGCACAGACTAGATAATAAAGATTGTAAAATCAACGTTGCCCAAATaataacagaagagaaaagagtACAAGATCTGAGCACACAATCTTGGGAAATTCACACTGCAACACGACAAGAGAATTTAGAGAATCTACCCCAAAATAGAGAGGAAAATTAAAATGGAAGCTGAACACTAGAGGAGCACTAGGTAGAACTGATTTGCTTAAGAATAAAGGAAGACTAAACATAGAACAAAAGTCTATGGACCTAATGATTGCAGGTAATCATAAGCTTTGAATTTTTGTAAGTTAATGAGTAGAATTTTCCACAGCTTAGAAGAAAAGTAATAGGAAGTGAATCTGGAAATTGGAAGCCAGTCATGAGTTGCAGCTAATTCTAGAATATGTATATAATGAACATCATTTCCCAAACATAGAGTTGCATATGCATATTTTCTATAATGAGAGGGAATTGCAAGGGTAATGCCTACTCCAGAACAAAGAAATCTACGGTcaataaggagaaagaaaacaaaaagggtcCCAAAGGAGGTATAGAGCAGGAAATTAAAATGAGTTATTGTAGGTAAGAACTGGCACCTCTGGAGTCCAGGAACTCGGTATATGCATGCTCATCTCCCAACCTTAATTTCACCAGTGACCCTTTCAGCTAGGCAGACTATGTGTAAATTCACTCCAGGAGCCCAAGGACCCACCTCCAGGCCTTAGAGAGAATTTACAAGGGTGCAAAGCATGTGAGACTTATTAATAATGAGACCTGTCAGTAGTGGAGCTGGGGGTGTGCAAGAGATGCACATGAGTCAAACACTTGCCTGATCTTCTGGTAATAGGCCAGTGCAACGGGCACCAATCACTAGCCAGTGTTCCATTCTGGTTCTGTGTCTTTCCCTCCACTTGCTTGGAAGTTTGAGATGGGAAGGGTGATGGCAGAGTAGTGCTAAGTAAATCTATAAGATTAATGGAATAAGAGGACCCCATTCAAGCCAGATTTACTACATAGTCATCACTTACctgctgaaatatttttttctaatgaactattttttaaaaaagatttttagaatttaaattctAAACGGAATGTCTCCTTTAGAATGACAGTTGCTTTCACAGGCTGATTGTGATTTTGGAAAAGCACCACGGTAAGTGCGTGTGGGAGGATCAGGAGTGAGCAGCAAGGGAGGAACTGTCAGAAGCGGGTGGGGCCAGGCTGTGAGGAGGATATTTGTGAGGAGTTGAAGGCATGTTGTAGGGTAAACCCTGTACAACACAGAGATTTCTGGAACTGGTTGCTCTCTTTTGTTCATTGTCTGGTAAGAGAGTTAAAGCAGTGGCAGCGCCACCCTTCCAGCTCAGAGATCTAACTTTGACCAAGCTTCTCCCTGTCTTCAATTCCTCCCACCTCTGTGCTGATGAAGGAAATGTCAGTGAATAGGCAAGCATGAgccaatttaaaaagtaaaatgaaacttGGTTCTGTTCAGCATTCATATTATACTATAGGAGGTTTACTAAAAAGGTTCTTAACCAGCTAAAGCAAAATGGTAACCTCTCTACAACTATACATGCACTAAAATTCATACTTTATTCTGGCCTGGGTGATGACGAATGgactttaaatattttccttttatttagatCATCTAAACATCTCTATTCTTGATTTCATGAAAACTATATCCAAAGTATAGAATCTTTAatagttattaaaatatttagttagtttatgtgtatagatattttgtatacatgcatatatgggcACCACAAGACTGTCATGCCTAGTGCCTGCAGATGTCAGAAGGCACTGGATCTCTTGGAACAGgaactatagatggttgtgggctACTAGGTAGATGCTGAAAGACAAACCCTGATCTTTTACAAGGGCAACAAACAGTGTCTCATCTCTTGAACCCCCCAACGGGTAGGTCCTTAAtaacaacaaactcaaaagatgaaaaagaaaaatcgaTGACCTTCCCCAAGTTAACTAAAGGCTGAAGAGATCAAAGGGGCCACTTGTTCCACTGCTCCCCAGTCCTTAAGGTCAAAACCAAATGTGAGCTCTCAGATGTATTGAAGTCTACTTCCTCGGATATTTGTGACTGAATTCATGGAAGGGATGGGAGGGAAAATAGTATTTGCTATTTCAACATAGTGGTCATGTTGCTACtaacactcatatatataattatgtcaATTCCTCAATTCACGACTTAAAGTTTCTATCCCATGTTAGCCACATTTGAGCTTATATATAGGTTCATGCTATTaatagtttgtgtatgtgtgtctgtgtgtgtgtgtgtgtgcacgtgtgtgtttaGCATTAAACCAAAGTCATGCTCTTGAACAGTAAAACTctttatatcttggatatctaATGCTTTCTGCAGTCCTTACTTCTTGCAAATCTTCCTTGTATAATAGATTAATAAATTTCACTGATGCACTTAACCAGTCCAGTTACATTCTTTTTTGCTCATCATTTTATCGGCTAGTATCATGGACCATTCTCTGCTCATTCTAGAACTGAAGATGGGTTATTGAAGTGGTAAGGTTGTGAGCATGGTAGTGGCATATAATCGTCAGGCTGTAGCTTATCCCTCTGATGCCAAATCACATCCACATGAAGGCCTTCATCTGTCCTAAGGCAGATGAAGCACAAAGCACACTGGGATCAGGTCCATCGTGATTCAAAGCGTCTGATTGGCAGATGGGGAAGTTACATAGATGAATCAAAAGTATTATTTTTGTGCTTCTTGATGAACAACTCTCTCACTTTCAGTGTAAATTAACATTTTTTGATGGGAAAAGACAACCAGACATGGATACATGAATTTATCCTCCTTGGCCTGTCCAGTGACTGGAATACTGAAGTCTCTCTCTTCGTCCTGTTCTTGCTGATGTACTTGGTGACAGTATTGGGGAACTTCCTCATCATTGTTCTGATCAGACTGGACAGCAGACTCCACACTCCCATGTATTTCTTTCTCACCAACCTGTCCCTGGTGGATGTGTCTTATGCCACAAGCATCGTCCCCCAGCTGCTGGCTCATTTTCTTGCCACACACAAAACAATCCCATTTCTGAGCTGTGCAGCCCAGTTATTTTTCTCTCTGGGCTTAGGAGGGATTGAGTTTGTCCTATTAGCAATGATGGCCTATGACCGTTATGTGGCAGTGTGCAATCCACTGAGATACTCCGCCATAATGCATACAGGACTATGCAGTAGGATGGCTATTGTTTCTTGGGTCGGTGGTTCCATCAACTCAGTCATGCAGACTGCTATCACCTTCCAACTGCCCATGTGCACGAACGTGTACATAGACCATATATCCTGCGAGCTGCTTGCTGTGGTGAGGCTGGCCTGTGTGGACACCTCTGCCAATGAAGTTGCTATCATGGTATCCAGCATCATTCTCCTGATGACTCCATTCTGCCTGGTCCTCCTATCCTACATCCAGATCATCTCCACCATCCTCAAAATCCAGtccaaagagggaagaaagaaagcctttcacacctgtgcctCCCACCTCACTGTGGTTGCCCTGTGCTATGGCATGGCCATTTTCACGTATATACAGCCCCACTCCAGCCCCTCTGTCCTACAGGAAAAGTTGATTTCTCTATTCTATGCGATTTTGACACCCATGTTGAACCCCATGATTTACAGTCTAAGAAATAAGGAAGTGAAGGGGGCTTGGCAGAAATTACTGGGACAATTCTCTGAGTTCACATCAAAACTGAAAACCTGAGGAATCTTgaacaccactgaagaaaaaggCTTTGCTCCTGTGTTCTGCACCCAACTCAGATGTGACAGTCATTGCCATGGAGATAAAGGTGGGGCTGACACGTCATGACTGGTGATGTTATGCAGGAGGCTGAGTGACTGTGCTAGGGTATGGGTGTGGGTCTATTTTTATGTCACATCTGAGTGTACACTGGAGCTAACCTGCACTGTCACTTAGATCACACCATTACTCAATCTTGATTTATACAGCAtgacaacttgaaaaaaaaacactaaccTTTCAATTTTTTTGCATTGCTTAATATCATAAACCTCTTCTTGACTTTTACATTGTCCACAAAGTATTCTATACAAGTATGTACGTCAATATCTTTCAGAAAAGTTTATGGTGTTCCCAGGGGGCTAGAAATGCATCTTTAGGTCTGTAGACTCAAACAATGCATACTCTGTGTAATCAGAGGGAGCTACCAAGTAAGTCAACATTTGGAAGAAACTGTTGTTAAAGCCTTTAAGATGTATAACTACCTACATGTACCACCAATGGCTTTCTGTTAATATCAACAACTGCAGAAAGAACATGAGGCTCTTACTTCATCTTTAAAGGGATCAACCAAAGATTTTCATATACTCAGTTACTATACAGTTAAAACCTTTAACTTTCAGGTACTAATAAATAGCTTTCAACCAATTTCAAAGTATATATATGGTGTCTATGTAAAATATGGAATAGGATTAATTACTAAAAAATTTACAAGTCCTTCCTCTAAATTGTAGAAGCAAGATAAATCCCAATATTATGATACATAATGTATAAGACCTCAATGACAATGCCTGCAAAAGGAAAGCTGTTTCTGCTAGAGGCAAAGAGTGGTATTACCTATGTAATACCTACATTTCATTCTCACAGAGGAAGACACAGGAAGAGGCTGTACACTCCCAGCTGTGACTGTTCTTTTGGACACATGTTTGtaaattttttacattccatGGCATGTTTATCCTTAAGCATTGCCCCCCCAACCCAATTTGTCTAAAGTCTTTATGTGAAAATGGTTTTTCAGCTTTTATaacttaggaaagagaaataGTGAGGGCACTGGTTATATATACAGTAACAGACTAGCACAGTCACACATTCTGTTagaattacatatttttttcattttgttttatatggcTTTTAAGACTATACTTTTTTATGGATTAAACCTTATGTAAATTAAGATGTTTCTTGAAATAACAGCTCTCTCAGGTGTGGGAAAGACATTCTCAGTAGAAGGTAGAAAAGTATTGTTGCTTCAGTGAGAAGGTGAAACAGTGTTCTAATAAAGTCACTACATACAACTTTTCAAAAAGTTGGGCACTGAAAGGTGCTGGgtgtatttaatctcaggcccaccctgagaagtggggtatggttttatgcatccattttccaacCATGAGAATAAACTGTTTGGAACCATGGACTATCTTTTTTCACCAAGATCCACAGTGGGGAGCCATAAAggaggcctttgcctacagagctgcAGACTAATCTTCCATAGAAGGTCTCTCTGCATTCATACCCACAACTGCCTCCAAACCTGCATCTGCCAAACTAAGGACAATCATGCCCTGCTGGAACAAGCCAGATCTCTCTTTCTTGCTCCCCACCCCATAGCCCCATAGCCTGGAGCTCTACAATGTCCCCAGCCTGCGCTCCCCCCtccattctctgctcttctgaGACTCCCAGCTGTGTCTGAGAATCCCACAGCCCAGCCTCATCACAGGCCCAGGGACTCCCCTAACCAGCTCCAGCTTTCCCACACCTAAGACTGTGCTTTTCCACCCTGAGGTGGTGTCTCAGCTCTTCTCTATAGCCCAGAACCCATACCAGCAGTGATGTGGGATAAGCACAGTCAAACTTCCCTCGACCTACTTTCCGAATCAGCCAtgccctgtggcagagcagactCAGTCCGACAGCATTATAGGaagatactttaaaataaaactttttctaATGATTATGAACCATAAACGGTCACTTGAGGTTTTTTTAAAAGCACAATTTCATAAAAATTACTGTTCAAATAAAAATCTTCATAAGACAATGTAGAGCAATAGCTTACCAAGTCTCTGAAAATCCTTTAAACTATACTATTATTATATCTCCCAATTTCCTTTTCTTAGCACTGGAATTACTTTTTCAATAGCACTATCCTGTTCATCTCAGTTGAGTTTTCTGTGCAGCTAGGATTTTTTAATGACATACTGAgggaatacatttttttctgcccTTCAGACTCTATATCACCTGTTATACTTCGAAGCTTTATTGGGTTCTGAAGGGCTCTAGTAGATCTGAGCATAGCAATCATGtttctggcaggccttgcccttccccatttcctcttacTTGCTAAACTGTTAGATTACATTCGTAAAGCTAGTCACTAAGGTCTATTCCCTTACTTGGCTACTCCTTTCCcatgaggctgactaccaaggtccagctatcaaagtattgaagtccagaaaTCAAAAGCCTCCTTTTGGTTATCCTAATTAACAGGGTAAATCAAAAGAAACCAACTCATCCTAACAcaaactttctctttttctctttataaactgccatttttcTATGGGCAATGTCTGTCTCTTCTCTATCCAGAGACAGTCATTTATTCTCCCAAGGAAAatatcccttcttccctctcttgttcCATTTCCCTTCTCCCTTGCTCTCTATCTCTTGCCTTTGTCTCTTACATCCTATCCTTTGACCCTCTGGGACTTCCAGGAAATGAGAATAGGAGAGCCACATGTACAGGAATGCTAAGGTTGAGGTCTGTCACCACTTGCAACCTGGAAGCTCAGCATGTTTATTAGGTATgacatgggggttggggggatgggGATAAGCTATTTTCTAGAGAAGGTATCTGCAGGTAAACATCAGAGGGAGGAAGCTGTAGTTGTCAGTTTGCATATAGTGGTTAACTGTCCATAAACACTCATACTCCAATGCCAAGGACAGTTCTGGCATTTCTTTTGAGCCTGACTCATGGGGGAAAAGGGCTTTGCTGATTGATATGAGTCCAAGGCCTTGGTCTCCTTGACATGACTATGTCCTTGTCAATAGTGTGAATTCACTCACAATTTCACTCACCCAAAACTTCCTCCACTCCCTACAAAGTAGAACCTCATGGATGGTAACAATCTTTCTACAAGAGACACACAGTGCTATTTTTTTCTCTGCACACTATAATAGTTGTCCATATTTCCTCAGAAAGGAATTGGATTTTGTGTGCCTGTTTTGTATATGTTGGGACTTTTTCTGGTTTAAGCTTATTCATGGAGTTACAGTGGCTGTGAGTATATATGTACCACATCTCAATTATAGCAAGAAGTCAATGTTTCCCAGAATTTATCCACCATCTTTGACTCTTGCcatctttcttgtcttttttctgAGAAGACTTCTCAGCCCCAGGGTGGGGATTAATATAGATGACCTATTTAGGCCACAGCAATGCACCATAAtctattctctgcactttgaccagttgtgagtttctgtgttgATAGTCATCTACTGCAGAAAGAGGTTTCTTcagtgaagatggagaactcaAATTTTTGCTTGTAAACATAAATAGTATGTAGTTTAAATCTATATTCACTCTTCTGAATAAGTATAGTAAGCTCTCCTCTAGGGCCTATGAGCTACCCAGTCATGAGCTATTGACCCAGTTAACAGTTTCAGGCATGAATTATATCATGTGGAATGTGTCTTAACATCCGATTGGAAGATGATTAGTTTATTCCTAAAACATCTGTGTCACTATTACACCATTGTATCCAATGGATTCCTAACACAAATTAGTAGCTATTAACATAATGGACTAAATAATGTTTTCTAATTATGGCTAATGTGTGGGTTGCATAttattcaaagaagacctaataccaatactcttcaaactattctacaaaatagaagcagaaggaacactacccaattcattttatgaagccacaattactctgattcctaaaccacacaaagatccaaaaaagaaagagagcctCAGACCAATTCctattatgaatattgatgcaaaaatactcaataaaattctcaaaacctGAATTCAAGAGCGCATTAAAATgaacatccatcatgatcaagtaggcgtcataccaggggtgcagggatagttcaatatacataattccatcaatgtagtccactacataaacaaactcaaagaaaaaaaacccacatgatcattccattagatgttgagaaagcatttgacaaaatccaacaccccttcatgataaaagtcttagaaagatgaggaattctAGGCCCATACTTcgacatagtaaaagcaatgtaTAGCGAACCAGTAGGCAGCATCAAACTTgatagaaacttgaagcaatcccactaaaatcaggggctagacaaggctgcccactctctccctacctattcaaaatagtaatcaaagtcttagccagagcaattagacaacaaaaggaagtaaaaaggatacaaattggaaaggaagaaatcaaatatcactatttgcagatgatatgatcgtataCATAAATGACaccaaaaatcccaccagagaattCATAAACCTAATAAAAAGTTCAGCAAAgttgttggatataaaattaaacaaatcagtggtctgaCTCTAcacaaggataaacaggctgagaaagaaattagggaaacaacacccttcacaatagtcacaaatagtataaaatacattaatgtgactttaactaacaagtgaaagatctgtatgacaagaacttcaagtctctgaagaaaaaaaatcgaagaagatcttaaaatatgggaagatctcccatgctcattgattgacaggattaatatagcaaaaaatggccatcttgtggaaagcaatctacagattcaatgcaatcttcatcaaaattccaacacaattcttcatagagttagaaagagcaatttgcaaatttatccagaatagcaaaaaacccagaatagcaaaaactattctcaacagtaagagaaattctggtggaatcaccattcctgaccgccagctgtactacagagcaattgtgattaaaaattgtatgatattggtacagtgacacgcaggtagatcaatgaaacagaattgaagacccagaaatgaacccacacatctgtggtcacttgatctttgacaaaggagctaaaaccatccactggaaaaaagacagcattttcaacaaatggtgctgtttcaactggcagttagcatgtagaagaatgcaaattgatccattcttattacTTTGTgccaagctcaagtccaagtgcatcaaggacctccacataaaaccagacacactgaaactaatagaagagaaagtggggaagtgtctgcaacacatgggcacaggggcaaatttcctgaacagaaaaccaatagtttaagatcaagaatcaacaaatgggacctcataaaattgcaaagtttctgtaaggcaaaggacactgtcaataggacaaaagagcaaccaacagattgagaaaagatctttactaatcctaaatccaataaagggctaatatccaatgtatacaaaggactcaagaagttagactccagagaaacaaataacattatttaaaaatggggtacagagctagacaaagaattctcaactgaggaaactcgaatggatgagaaacacccaaagaaatgttcaacatccttagtcatcagggaaattcaaatcaaaataatGCTGAGCTTCCACGTCACACCAGccaaaatggctaaaataaaaaactcaggtgacaacagatgctgtcaaggatgtgaagaaagaggaacactcctccattgctgatgggatgtcaagctggtacaaccactctggaaatcagtttggcagttactCATAAAATTGGACCTAAGGACCCACCTATACTATTTCTGGACATATGttcagaagatgatccaacatgttataagaacacatgttccactatgttcatatcagccttgtTGAGGGAAgcgagatgtccctcaacagaggaatggatacagaaaatatggtacatttacacagtggaatactgctcagctattaaaacaatcaatttgtgaaattcttatgcaaatgaatggcactagaaaatatcatcccaagtgaggtaactgagtcacaaaagaacacacatggtatgcacatactgataagtgaatattagcccagtagctcagaatacccaagataccattcacataccatatgaagctcaagaagaaggaagaccaaagtgtgaatacttcaggCCTTCtttgaagtgggaacaaaatacctgtgggaggagatatagagacaaagtgtgaagcaaagactgaaggaaagtccatccagagactgccccacctggggattcatcacaTATACaattatcaaacccagacactattgtggatgccaacaagtgcttgttgacaggagcctgatatagctgtctcctaagaggctctgtcagtgcctgacaaatacagaggtggatgctctcagccaaccattggcctgagcacaaggtccccaatagaggagttagagaaaggacccaaggagatgaaggggtttgcaaccccataggaggaacaacaatatgaaccaatcagtaacctcagagctcccagggactaaaccaccaaccaaagtgtgcACATGGAAGGACTCATGACTCCAGACTCATATGTAGTAGagtatgtccttgttggacatcagtgggaagagaggctcttggtcctgtgaaggcttgaagtcccagtgtaggggaatgccaggacacagaagcaggagtgggtgggttggtgagcagggggaaataattaaaaattaattttactgATACATTTCACTtgtttataatattaatataacatTAATACATGTTATTCTATTAATGTAGTAGTGTATTAATTAATATAATgttgatatttttaataaatataaatgttgatatatttaataaataatatattaataaatgataaaatatatagtaAGTAAGCTTATAACTATTCCcaatgactttttattttattttattatttaaaaattttttattagatattttcttcatttacatttcaaatgctatcccaaaagtcccctgtaccctctccccaccctg
This window harbors:
- the Olfr453 gene encoding olfactory receptor 453, translated to MGKDNQTWIHEFILLGLSSDWNTEVSLFVLFLLMYLVTVLGNFLIIVLIRLDSRLHTPMYFFLTNLSLVDVSYATSIVPQLLAHFLATHKTIPFLSCAAQLFFSLGLGGIEFVLLAMMAYDRYVAVCNPLRYSAIMHTGLCSRMAIVSWVGGSINSVMQTAITFQLPMCTNVYIDHISCELLAVVRLACVDTSANEVAIMVSSIILLMTPFCLVLLSYIQIISTILKIQSKEGRKKAFHTCASHLTVVALCYGMAIFTYIQPHSSPSVLQEKLISLFYAILTPMLNPMIYSLRNKEVKGAWQKLLGQFSEFTSKLKT